One Halomonas sp. THAF5a genomic region harbors:
- the aat gene encoding leucyl/phenylalanyl-tRNA--protein transferase, giving the protein MLPWLPAHDVRFPPVESALRDPDGLLAAGGDLTPAWLLAAYRHGIFPWYSDDQPILWWSPDPRMVLFPSEIRVRRSLAKRLRNAGFAVTADRAFEAVMAACAAPRDGQPGTWITDEMREAYARLHALGAAHSVEVWHGDVLVGGLYGIAMGPVFFGESMFSRAPDASKVALVRLVRAMAAGGGRLIDCQMHTGHLASLGARDIARSEFIGYLDQWLGDPVHGRRGGASSAPPPAWSFTTIGTSG; this is encoded by the coding sequence ATGCTGCCCTGGCTCCCCGCCCACGATGTCCGGTTTCCCCCCGTCGAGTCGGCACTGCGCGACCCCGATGGCCTGCTCGCCGCGGGCGGCGACCTGACCCCGGCCTGGCTGCTGGCCGCCTACCGTCACGGCATCTTTCCCTGGTACAGCGACGACCAGCCGATCCTCTGGTGGAGCCCGGACCCCCGCATGGTGCTGTTCCCCAGCGAGATCCGCGTGCGGCGAAGCCTCGCCAAGCGGCTGCGCAACGCCGGCTTTGCCGTCACCGCCGACCGCGCCTTCGAGGCGGTGATGGCGGCCTGCGCGGCGCCGCGGGATGGCCAGCCGGGCACCTGGATCACCGACGAGATGCGAGAGGCCTATGCGCGGCTGCACGCCCTGGGGGCCGCCCACTCCGTGGAGGTCTGGCACGGCGATGTCCTGGTCGGTGGCCTCTACGGCATCGCGATGGGCCCGGTGTTCTTCGGCGAATCGATGTTCTCCCGGGCGCCCGATGCCTCCAAGGTCGCCCTGGTACGGCTGGTACGCGCCATGGCCGCCGGCGGCGGCCGGCTGATCGACTGCCAGATGCACACCGGCCACCTGGCGAGCCTGGGCGCCCGGGACATCGCCCGGAGCGAGTTCATCGGCTATCTTGATCAGTGGCTGGGTGACCCCGTGCATGGCCGCCGGGGCGGGGCCTCAAGCGCGCCGCCACCCGCCTGGTCCTTCACAACGATCGGCACCTCAGGGTGA
- a CDS encoding DNA translocase FtsK 4TM domain-containing protein — translation MSDKKRSSSRRATAANARETAKRFGLRLQGATREGVVILLLAACVFLLLALYSFRRDDPGWSSSGPETEVANWMGAVGAWLADVLYSLFGVSALWWPGMLGFAAWWLIRSRQVRFEWDPTALAVRCGGLVLLLLGTTTLGALHFYRPDGPLPYSTGGILGEGLVGALLPLVGAGGTGLLSVAAMLCGFPLFTGLSWLTVMDELGRRSLLGWRWVVDRFGFSRERRAERRDLDQQARETQADKSPATDGQAEARPSWWRRLGRGRSREEAPALATDPGFGDDGETDIPWEVPARTPSAKRPEAAYTARMAQEPRVDVTPPQAPRRESPPPATDETPERARAPRPESSVQATPVPAELREQEGRHATRRHATEAPVAPRRPEAIPEPVLPDDDEVVPAWQGPALRAQRDDEAHADASREAPATAEDTAEALDAPPVARASSGASPHSPARDTRRHEPRLADWQGDDDEFDEADSEPSLALGPQADDAPAQATRDPAPAEEEASRVTAETPLKRDPGVAPPEPAEEEDAPVMGDVEDDAPRVASAEQAREAADEPEGPTLWTVEHLQNQRPDMEALAEPEGALPSLRLLTPPQSHQPNYTDEQLAEMAELLEVRLREYGVKAEVVDTWPGPVITRFEIKPAAGVKVSKISNLAKDLARSLMVKSVRVVEVIPGRPTVGIEIPNPKREMIRLREVIDSDRYQHEASALTLALGQDIGGGPVVANLGKMPHLLVAGTTGSGKSVGVNAMLISMLLKATPDEVRMIMVDPKMLELSVYDGIPHLLAPVVTDMKEAANALRWCVAEMERRYKLMAAMGVRNIAGFNAKLDEAERAGAQVADPLWEPQPWEMHQAPPVLEKLPYIVVVIDEFADMFMIVGKKVEELIARLAQKARAAGIHLILATQRPSVDVVTGLIKANIPTRMAFQVSSRVDSRTILDQGGAENLLGHGDMLYLPAGSGMPTRVHGAFVDDDEVHRVVEDWKRRGEPEYIDEILSGGVSAEALAGLEAEGGGGSDGDAEQDALYDEAVAFVTESRRASISAVQRRFKIGYNRAARLVESMEMAGVVSTMGTNGGREVLAPPPVSD, via the coding sequence TTGAGTGACAAGAAGAGGTCCTCGTCGCGTCGGGCGACGGCGGCGAATGCCAGGGAGACGGCCAAGCGCTTTGGCCTGCGGCTGCAGGGGGCGACCCGCGAAGGCGTGGTGATCCTGCTGCTGGCCGCCTGCGTGTTTCTGCTGCTGGCGCTCTACAGCTTTCGCCGGGACGACCCCGGCTGGTCGAGCAGCGGGCCGGAGACCGAGGTCGCCAACTGGATGGGCGCCGTCGGCGCCTGGCTGGCCGACGTGCTCTATTCGCTGTTCGGCGTCAGTGCCCTCTGGTGGCCCGGCATGCTGGGATTTGCCGCCTGGTGGCTGATCCGCTCGCGCCAGGTGCGTTTCGAGTGGGATCCCACGGCCCTGGCGGTGCGCTGCGGGGGGCTGGTGCTGCTGCTGCTGGGTACCACCACCCTGGGAGCGCTGCACTTCTACCGACCCGACGGCCCCTTGCCCTACTCGACGGGCGGCATCCTCGGCGAGGGGCTGGTCGGCGCGCTGCTGCCCCTGGTGGGGGCGGGCGGTACCGGCCTGCTCTCAGTGGCAGCCATGCTCTGCGGCTTTCCCCTGTTCACCGGGCTCTCCTGGCTGACCGTGATGGACGAGCTGGGCCGACGCAGCCTGCTGGGATGGCGCTGGGTGGTCGACCGCTTCGGGTTCTCCCGGGAGCGACGCGCCGAGCGGCGCGACCTCGACCAGCAGGCCCGCGAGACCCAGGCGGACAAGTCGCCGGCGACCGACGGCCAGGCCGAGGCACGGCCTTCCTGGTGGCGGAGGCTGGGCCGTGGTCGCTCCCGTGAGGAGGCGCCGGCGCTGGCGACCGATCCCGGCTTCGGCGATGACGGCGAGACCGATATCCCCTGGGAGGTACCCGCGCGCACCCCCTCGGCCAAGCGCCCCGAAGCCGCCTATACGGCGCGCATGGCCCAGGAGCCCCGGGTCGACGTCACGCCCCCCCAGGCGCCGCGCCGAGAGTCGCCGCCGCCCGCCACCGACGAGACGCCCGAGAGGGCCCGCGCGCCGCGCCCGGAGTCGAGTGTGCAGGCGACTCCGGTGCCCGCCGAGCTTCGCGAGCAGGAGGGGCGTCACGCCACGCGCCGCCATGCCACCGAGGCGCCCGTCGCGCCGCGTCGGCCGGAGGCGATCCCGGAGCCGGTGCTGCCCGATGACGACGAGGTGGTGCCGGCCTGGCAGGGGCCGGCGCTGCGGGCCCAGCGTGACGACGAGGCGCACGCAGACGCCTCCCGTGAAGCGCCCGCCACGGCCGAGGACACCGCCGAGGCGCTCGACGCGCCGCCCGTGGCGCGGGCCTCCTCGGGGGCCTCGCCGCACTCGCCTGCGCGCGACACCCGGCGGCACGAGCCGAGGCTCGCCGACTGGCAGGGCGACGATGACGAGTTCGACGAGGCGGACTCGGAGCCGTCTCTCGCGCTCGGGCCCCAGGCGGATGACGCGCCTGCCCAGGCGACCCGCGACCCCGCGCCGGCGGAGGAGGAGGCCAGCCGCGTCACGGCCGAGACGCCGTTGAAGCGGGATCCCGGCGTGGCGCCCCCCGAGCCCGCCGAGGAGGAGGACGCGCCGGTCATGGGCGATGTCGAGGACGACGCGCCCCGGGTGGCGAGCGCCGAGCAGGCTCGCGAGGCCGCCGATGAGCCCGAGGGCCCGACGCTCTGGACCGTGGAACACCTGCAGAACCAGCGTCCGGACATGGAAGCGCTGGCCGAGCCCGAGGGCGCACTGCCCAGCCTGCGGCTGCTCACGCCGCCCCAGTCTCACCAGCCCAACTACACCGATGAGCAACTGGCCGAGATGGCCGAGCTGCTGGAAGTGCGGCTGCGCGAGTACGGCGTCAAGGCCGAGGTGGTCGACACCTGGCCGGGGCCGGTGATCACGCGCTTCGAGATCAAGCCGGCGGCCGGGGTGAAGGTCTCCAAGATCAGCAACCTGGCCAAGGACCTGGCGCGCTCGCTGATGGTCAAGAGCGTGCGGGTGGTGGAGGTAATCCCGGGGCGGCCCACGGTGGGCATCGAGATTCCCAACCCCAAGCGCGAGATGATCCGTCTGCGCGAGGTGATCGACTCCGACCGCTATCAGCACGAGGCCTCGGCGCTGACCCTGGCGCTCGGCCAGGACATCGGCGGCGGCCCGGTGGTGGCCAACCTCGGCAAGATGCCCCACCTGCTGGTGGCCGGTACCACCGGCTCGGGCAAGTCGGTGGGCGTCAACGCCATGCTGATCTCCATGCTGCTCAAGGCGACACCCGACGAGGTGCGCATGATCATGGTCGACCCCAAGATGCTGGAGCTCTCGGTCTACGACGGCATCCCGCACCTGCTGGCACCGGTGGTCACCGACATGAAGGAGGCGGCCAACGCCCTGCGCTGGTGCGTGGCCGAGATGGAGCGCCGCTACAAGCTGATGGCCGCCATGGGCGTGCGCAACATCGCCGGCTTCAACGCCAAGCTCGACGAGGCCGAGCGCGCCGGTGCCCAGGTCGCCGACCCGCTGTGGGAACCGCAGCCCTGGGAGATGCATCAGGCGCCGCCGGTGCTCGAGAAGCTGCCCTATATCGTGGTGGTGATCGACGAGTTCGCCGACATGTTCATGATCGTCGGCAAGAAGGTCGAGGAGCTGATCGCGCGCCTGGCCCAGAAGGCCCGGGCCGCCGGCATCCACCTGATCCTCGCCACCCAGCGCCCGTCGGTGGACGTGGTGACCGGCCTGATCAAGGCCAACATCCCCACCCGCATGGCATTCCAGGTCTCCTCCCGGGTCGACTCGCGCACCATCCTCGACCAGGGGGGCGCCGAGAACCTGCTGGGCCACGGCGACATGCTCTACCTGCCCGCCGGGTCCGGCATGCCGACCCGCGTCCACGGCGCCTTCGTCGACGATGACGAGGTGCATCGAGTGGTCGAGGACTGGAAGCGCCGCGGCGAGCCGGAGTACATCGACGAGATCCTCTCCGGTGGCGTCTCCGCCGAGGCCCTGGCCGGGCTCGAGGCCGAGGGGGGCGGCGGTAGCGACGGCGATGCCGAGCAGGATGCCCTCTACGATGAAGCGGTGGCCTTCGTCACCGAGAGCCGTCGCGCCTCGATCTCGGCGGTCCAGCGGCGCTTCAAGATCGGCTACAACCGCGCCGCGCGCCTGGTCGAGTCCATGGAGATGGCCGGCGTGGTCTCCACCATGGGCACCAACGGCGGCCGCGAGGTGCTGGCGCCGCCCCCGGTGAGCGACTGA
- the lolA gene encoding outer membrane lipoprotein chaperone LolA, protein MSIKKTLAALTLALATPISALASEGADRLATLLEPLKTYAADFEQQILDGSGQRLQEARGRIWLSRPGKFRWEVEAPYEQLVVSGGEEVILYDPDLEQATVQPLDQRVTHTPALLLSGSADELTDSYEVTRQQQGASETFILLPRDPDTLFEELKMTFRGEALAMLQMTDSTGQRTAIGFDNVRMNERLEADRFDFAIPDGTDVIRESR, encoded by the coding sequence ATGAGCATCAAGAAGACCCTCGCCGCGCTGACCCTTGCGCTGGCCACGCCGATCTCGGCGCTCGCCAGCGAGGGGGCCGACCGCCTGGCGACCCTCCTCGAGCCGCTCAAGACCTACGCGGCCGACTTCGAGCAGCAGATTCTCGACGGCAGCGGCCAGCGTCTGCAGGAGGCGCGTGGCCGCATCTGGCTGTCGCGCCCCGGCAAGTTCCGCTGGGAAGTGGAGGCGCCCTACGAGCAGCTGGTGGTCTCCGGCGGGGAGGAGGTCATCCTCTATGACCCCGACCTCGAGCAGGCCACGGTGCAGCCCCTCGACCAGCGCGTGACCCACACCCCGGCCCTGCTGCTCTCCGGCAGCGCCGACGAGCTGACCGACAGCTACGAGGTCACCCGCCAGCAGCAGGGCGCCAGCGAGACCTTCATCCTGCTGCCCAGGGATCCCGACACCCTCTTCGAGGAACTCAAGATGACCTTCCGCGGCGAGGCCCTGGCCATGCTGCAGATGACCGACAGCACCGGCCAGCGCACCGCCATCGGCTTCGACAATGTGCGCATGAACGAGCGGCTGGAGGCCGATCGCTTCGATTTCGCCATTCCCGACGGCACCGACGTGATCCGCGAGTCGCGGTAG
- a CDS encoding replication-associated recombination protein A, producing the protein MDLFQRHAADDAAPLAYRMRPRRLEDYVGQQALVGPGKPLARMAESGVVRSMILWGPPGTGKTTLAEILAEVSGAHLEHLSAVMAGVKEIRAAVDRARDAQARERPTLLFLDEIHRLNKSQQDALLPHVESGLLTLIGATTENPSFEVNSALLSRARVHVLKSLDEGELVEVMRRALADEDRGLGARRIRVDEEVLALLARAAAGDARRALGLLETACDFTLAEGDGERLPREALEDVIGHTASAFDKQGDHYYDLLSAIHKSIRSSRPDAALLYMARFMQGGGDPLDVIRRLAAIASEDVGNADPRALPLVMAAWDAYLRLGDYEGQRAIAQAAIHLAVAPKSNAIDQAWKQAKALAASQPQLEVPTYLRNAPTKLMESLGHGEGYRYAHNEPDGYPAGSAHDCWPEEVPRRPLFEPTDHGQEKRYAQIMAWRAQRDAEADGGG; encoded by the coding sequence ATGGACCTCTTCCAGCGCCACGCCGCCGACGACGCGGCCCCCCTGGCCTATCGCATGCGCCCGCGCCGCCTCGAGGACTACGTGGGGCAGCAGGCGCTGGTGGGGCCCGGCAAGCCGCTGGCCCGCATGGCCGAGAGCGGCGTGGTGCGTTCGATGATCCTCTGGGGCCCTCCCGGCACCGGCAAGACCACCCTGGCCGAGATCCTCGCCGAGGTCTCCGGCGCCCACCTGGAGCATCTCTCGGCGGTGATGGCCGGCGTGAAGGAGATCCGCGCCGCGGTCGATCGCGCCCGCGATGCCCAGGCCCGGGAGCGCCCTACCCTGCTGTTTCTCGACGAGATCCATCGCCTCAACAAGAGCCAGCAGGACGCCCTGCTGCCCCACGTGGAGTCGGGGCTCTTGACGCTGATCGGCGCCACCACGGAGAACCCCTCCTTCGAGGTCAACTCGGCGCTGCTCTCCCGGGCCCGGGTCCACGTGCTCAAGTCCCTCGACGAGGGGGAGCTCGTCGAGGTGATGCGCCGGGCCCTGGCGGACGAAGACCGCGGCCTGGGCGCCCGACGGATCCGGGTGGACGAGGAGGTGCTGGCGCTGCTGGCCCGCGCCGCCGCCGGCGATGCCCGCCGGGCGCTGGGCCTGCTGGAGACCGCCTGCGACTTCACGCTGGCCGAGGGGGACGGCGAACGCCTGCCCCGTGAGGCGCTGGAGGACGTGATCGGCCACACCGCCAGCGCCTTCGACAAGCAGGGCGACCACTACTATGACCTGCTCTCGGCGATCCACAAGTCGATCCGCTCCTCGCGCCCCGACGCCGCCCTGCTCTACATGGCGCGCTTCATGCAGGGCGGCGGCGACCCCCTGGACGTGATTCGCCGCCTGGCGGCCATCGCCTCGGAGGATGTCGGCAACGCCGACCCGCGCGCCCTGCCGCTGGTGATGGCCGCCTGGGACGCCTACCTGCGCCTGGGCGACTACGAGGGCCAGCGGGCCATCGCCCAGGCCGCCATCCACCTGGCGGTGGCCCCGAAGAGCAACGCCATCGATCAGGCCTGGAAGCAGGCCAAGGCGCTCGCGGCCTCGCAGCCCCAGCTCGAGGTGCCCACCTACCTGCGCAACGCCCCCACCAAGCTGATGGAATCCCTGGGCCACGGCGAGGGCTATCGCTACGCCCACAACGAGCCCGACGGCTATCCGGCGGGCAGCGCCCACGACTGCTGGCCCGAGGAGGTGCCCCGCCGCCCGCTCTTCGAGCCCACCGACCACGGCCAGGAAAAGCGCTACGCCCAGATCATGGCCTGGCGGGCACAGCGGGATGCCGAGGCGGACGGCGGCGGGTAG
- a CDS encoding hemerythrin domain-containing protein, with protein MPKLNQLRQDHANMARMLHVLQLKQKTLAQGERPNFQLVREVVDYILDYQEGFTRPLEKVCSERLKELDPSSAEVTEQLARDYRALKARLHRLSDDLDMILMDSVVPMDTFAEDLKSYLESHRAYLREEREKLFPLIRQNFSDEDFKALQEALPEGAQDQVARLEEAYPELYHELRDAPVPET; from the coding sequence ATGCCCAAGCTGAACCAGTTGCGTCAGGATCATGCCAACATGGCGCGCATGTTGCACGTTCTGCAGCTCAAGCAGAAGACCCTGGCCCAGGGGGAGCGCCCCAACTTCCAGCTGGTCAGGGAGGTCGTGGACTACATCCTCGACTACCAGGAGGGGTTCACCCGGCCCCTCGAGAAGGTCTGCAGCGAGCGGCTCAAGGAACTGGACCCGTCAAGCGCCGAGGTCACCGAGCAGCTCGCCAGGGACTATCGCGCGCTGAAGGCCCGGCTGCATCGCCTCTCCGACGACCTCGACATGATCCTCATGGATTCGGTCGTGCCGATGGACACCTTCGCCGAGGACCTCAAGTCCTACCTGGAGAGCCACCGCGCCTACCTCCGCGAGGAGCGGGAGAAGCTCTTCCCGCTGATCCGCCAGAACTTCAGCGACGAGGACTTCAAGGCGCTGCAGGAGGCCCTGCCGGAGGGGGCCCAGGACCAGGTCGCGCGACTCGAGGAGGCCTATCCCGAGCTCTATCACGAGCTGCGTGACGCGCCCGTGCCCGAGACCTGA
- the murI gene encoding glutamate racemase, whose translation MAAPILVFDSGVGGLSVVQALRHRLPGAALAYACDNAMLPYGRREDAWLVERIQAVCQAAVAASGARALVVACNTASTLALDALREGLAVPVIGTVPAIKPAAAVSATRHIGLLATSATVSRPYTLRLIRDFAADCRVTRVAADALVGEAERLVIGESPDLAAIRRTLAPLWTPASCGEPVLDTVVLGCTHFPLLRRQLVDAAPREVAWIDSGEAIARRVAQVVTAPDHDASAGPSFVTAPDRRLATGLAAFGFAPPRTLQPA comes from the coding sequence ATGGCGGCACCGATCCTGGTCTTCGATTCCGGCGTGGGCGGGCTCTCGGTGGTGCAGGCGCTGCGCCATCGCCTGCCCGGGGCCGCCCTGGCCTACGCCTGCGATAACGCCATGCTGCCCTATGGGCGGCGAGAGGACGCTTGGCTGGTCGAGCGGATCCAGGCGGTCTGCCAGGCGGCGGTGGCCGCCAGCGGCGCCCGGGCGCTGGTGGTGGCCTGCAACACGGCCAGTACGCTGGCGCTGGACGCCCTGCGCGAGGGCCTGGCCGTTCCCGTGATCGGTACCGTGCCGGCCATCAAGCCGGCTGCCGCCGTCAGTGCCACGCGCCATATCGGCCTGTTGGCGACCAGTGCTACCGTGTCGCGTCCCTATACCCTGCGGCTGATCCGCGACTTCGCCGCCGACTGCCGCGTCACCCGGGTGGCCGCCGATGCCCTGGTGGGCGAGGCGGAGCGCCTGGTGATCGGGGAGTCGCCGGATCTCGCGGCGATTCGCCGGACCCTCGCCCCCCTCTGGACGCCGGCGTCGTGCGGCGAGCCGGTCCTGGATACCGTGGTGCTGGGCTGCACCCATTTCCCGCTGCTGCGCCGTCAGCTGGTGGATGCCGCCCCCCGCGAGGTGGCCTGGATCGACTCGGGAGAGGCCATCGCGCGCCGCGTGGCCCAGGTCGTGACGGCGCCCGATCATGACGCCTCTGCCGGGCCGAGCTTCGTCACGGCGCCCGACCGGCGCCTTGCCACGGGACTGGCCGCCTTCGGCTTCGCCCCGCCGCGGACGCTGCAGCCGGCCTGA
- the trmA gene encoding tRNA (uridine(54)-C5)-methyltransferase TrmA has translation MAIPVVDPARYDQQLEAKRERITRDFAHFAPPALEVFPSPPSHYRQRCEFRLWHEGDDLFYAMFEVDPEDPKNKTVVRLDEYPVASRQINDLMPRLLEALRDNDLLRRRLFQVEFLTTLTGEALVTLIYHRRLDEAWEAEARALQERLGIMIIGRARKQRLVLERDHVWERLTVGDDALVYQQVENSFTQPNAEICRAMLAWARDVTQGSQKGDLVELYCGNGNFTVALAGNFRRVLATEISRTSVASARINLEANGIDNAEVGRMSAEEFAQALKGEKGGRRVAEMSLDDYAFSTVLVDPPRAGLDEASCRQLSEYERIVYISCNPETLAENLETLTRTHEIRRFALFDQFPWTHHCECGVLLVRRD, from the coding sequence GTGGCCATTCCCGTCGTCGATCCCGCCCGCTATGACCAGCAGCTCGAGGCCAAGCGCGAGCGCATCACCCGCGACTTCGCGCACTTCGCGCCGCCGGCGCTCGAGGTCTTCCCCTCGCCGCCGAGCCACTATCGCCAGCGCTGCGAGTTTCGCCTCTGGCACGAGGGGGACGATCTCTTCTACGCCATGTTCGAGGTGGATCCCGAGGATCCCAAGAACAAGACCGTGGTCCGCCTCGACGAGTACCCGGTGGCCAGCCGGCAGATCAACGACCTGATGCCCCGCCTGCTCGAGGCACTGCGCGACAACGACCTGCTGCGCCGGCGACTCTTCCAGGTCGAGTTCCTCACCACCCTCACCGGCGAGGCGCTGGTGACGCTGATCTACCATCGTCGCCTCGACGAGGCCTGGGAGGCAGAGGCGCGGGCCCTGCAGGAGCGGCTCGGCATCATGATCATCGGGCGGGCCCGAAAGCAGCGCCTGGTGCTGGAACGTGACCACGTCTGGGAGCGCCTGACGGTGGGCGATGATGCGCTGGTCTACCAGCAGGTGGAGAACAGCTTCACCCAGCCCAACGCCGAGATCTGCCGCGCGATGCTCGCCTGGGCGCGGGACGTCACCCAGGGGAGCCAAAAGGGCGACCTGGTGGAGCTCTACTGCGGCAACGGCAACTTCACCGTGGCACTCGCCGGCAACTTCCGCCGGGTGCTGGCCACGGAGATCTCGCGCACCTCGGTGGCCAGCGCGCGGATCAACCTCGAGGCCAACGGCATCGACAACGCCGAGGTCGGGCGCATGTCCGCCGAGGAGTTCGCCCAGGCCCTGAAGGGCGAGAAGGGCGGTCGCCGGGTCGCCGAGATGTCCCTCGACGACTACGCCTTCTCCACCGTGCTGGTGGACCCGCCCCGGGCCGGCCTCGACGAGGCGAGCTGCCGGCAGCTCAGCGAATATGAGCGCATCGTCTATATTTCATGCAATCCCGAGACCCTGGCGGAGAACCTCGAGACGCTGACCCGCACCCACGAGATTCGCCGCTTCGCGCTCTTCGACCAGTTTCCCTGGACCCATCACTGCGAATGCGGGGTCCTGCTGGTGCGCCGCGACTGA